The Myxococcus fulvus genome has a window encoding:
- a CDS encoding MotA/TolQ/ExbB proton channel family protein: protein MISSVVSEWLVNASLAAADAGKLGVTDSVIKFFKDGGPFMFVNLFWLACALAVATERIVTLVFRYNLNPAPFMEQISKLVRSGNLDRAVKVCAMAPNAPLAKVIRAGLVNANRGEIEVAKGVEEAIVEYSPHVTKRIPWLWSLANIATLVGLVGTIFGLIGTFQALGNVPAEQKQVLLSEGISKAMNNTAFALSIAVLCIVFHLFLTSYAKGMVESLELHALKLENLLSRRGAADPAATELEARAS from the coding sequence ATGATTTCCTCGGTGGTCAGCGAGTGGCTGGTCAACGCGAGCCTCGCGGCCGCGGACGCCGGTAAGCTGGGCGTCACGGACTCCGTCATCAAGTTCTTCAAGGATGGCGGTCCGTTCATGTTCGTGAACCTGTTCTGGCTGGCGTGCGCGCTGGCGGTGGCCACCGAGCGCATCGTCACGCTGGTGTTCCGCTACAACCTGAACCCCGCGCCCTTCATGGAGCAGATCTCCAAGCTGGTGCGCAGCGGCAACCTGGACCGGGCGGTGAAGGTCTGCGCCATGGCGCCCAACGCGCCCCTGGCGAAGGTCATCCGCGCGGGGCTGGTGAACGCGAACCGGGGTGAGATCGAGGTGGCCAAGGGCGTCGAAGAGGCCATCGTCGAGTACAGCCCGCATGTGACCAAGCGCATCCCCTGGCTGTGGTCCCTGGCGAACATCGCCACGCTGGTGGGCCTGGTGGGCACCATCTTCGGCCTCATCGGGACGTTCCAGGCGCTGGGCAACGTGCCGGCGGAGCAGAAGCAGGTGCTCCTGTCGGAGGGCATCTCCAAGGCGATGAACAACACGGCCTTCGCGCTCTCCATCGCGGTGCTGTGCATCGTCTTCCACCTGTTCCTCACGTCGTACGCCAAGGGCATGGTGGAGAGCCTGGAGCTGCACGCGCTGAAGCTGGAGAACCTGCTGTCCAGGCGCGGCGCCGCGGACCCGGCGGCCACGGAGCTCGAGGCTCGCGCGTCGTAG
- a CDS encoding ExbD/TolR family protein: MAFYYSRRKLKVREEEESGELNVVPYLDILMNLIIFMLLSITGLASFGILNVSAPAYGPPSAGMTQESASDEPKLTLSVLISRKGHFVSSENAILGEAGAPTVPTRADGDFDYAALNAWMVKIKSEFPKETKVIVGADADIPYDALIQTMDAIREEQGAQRRLLFPDVTLAGT, from the coding sequence ATGGCGTTCTACTACTCCCGCCGAAAGCTGAAGGTCCGCGAGGAAGAGGAGTCGGGCGAGCTGAACGTCGTCCCGTACCTCGACATCCTCATGAACCTCATCATCTTCATGCTGCTGTCGATCACCGGCCTGGCCTCGTTCGGCATCCTGAACGTGAGCGCGCCGGCGTACGGCCCCCCGTCGGCGGGCATGACGCAGGAGTCGGCGAGCGACGAGCCGAAGCTGACGTTGTCGGTGCTCATCTCGCGCAAGGGCCACTTCGTCAGCAGCGAGAACGCCATCCTCGGCGAGGCCGGGGCGCCCACGGTGCCCACCCGCGCGGACGGCGACTTCGACTACGCCGCGCTCAACGCGTGGATGGTGAAGATCAAGTCGGAGTTCCCCAAGGAGACCAAGGTCATCGTCGGCGCGGACGCGGACATCCCCTACGATGCGCTCATCCAGACGATGGACGCCATCCGCGAGGAGCAGGGCGCCCAGCGCCGCCTGCTGTTCCCCGACGTCACGCTGGCGGGGACCTGA
- a CDS encoding ExbD/TolR family protein gives MAETMPHVPEVVDEEALARLRYRRALARKKRKEREAAGEIKELNITAMMDMMTILLVFLLKSFASSSAAVTASEDVRPPVSTTRATPRDTVAVTITPKSILVGEREVLRLVNGQLPAEALQGRLVLPLDARLKKEVEKLKYIAERNPQAPFSQELSVIADRKVPYDLLLSVLYTAGQNELENYRFVVLKKDGD, from the coding sequence ATGGCCGAGACGATGCCGCACGTGCCGGAGGTCGTCGACGAGGAGGCCCTCGCGCGGCTGCGCTACCGCCGGGCCCTGGCGCGCAAGAAGCGCAAGGAGCGCGAGGCGGCGGGGGAGATCAAGGAGCTGAACATCACCGCGATGATGGACATGATGACCATCCTCCTGGTGTTCCTGCTCAAGTCCTTCGCCTCGTCGTCCGCGGCGGTGACGGCGTCCGAGGACGTGCGTCCCCCCGTGTCCACCACGCGCGCGACGCCCCGGGACACGGTGGCCGTCACGATCACCCCCAAGAGCATCCTCGTGGGCGAGCGCGAGGTGCTGCGGCTGGTGAACGGTCAGCTCCCGGCCGAGGCCCTCCAGGGTCGGCTGGTGCTCCCGCTCGACGCGCGGCTGAAGAAGGAAGTGGAGAAGCTCAAGTACATCGCGGAGCGCAATCCGCAGGCGCCCTTCAGCCAGGAGCTGTCCGTCATCGCGGACCGCAAGGTGCCGTATGACCTGCTCCTGAGCGTGCTCTACACGGCGGGGCAGAACGAGCTGGAGAACTACCGCTTCGTCGTCCTCAAGAAGGACGGAGACTGA
- the topA gene encoding type I DNA topoisomerase, translated as MATRTKKKAEETEATEEKAPGKATGRTAAKKKPAAKKAAAKKTAAKKTAARRRATKKGDDELPSVEADAEEEATPRGKGPHYLVVVESPAKAKTIKKYLGSGYTVKASVGHVKDLPKSKIGVDVEHDFQPEYEVIKGKEKVLNELKKMAKSADKVFLATDPDREGEAIAWHIKEELAHPDAMRVTFNEITKKAIQEAIAQPRELNQDNYDSQQTRRILDRLVGYQISPLLWQKIRRGLSAGRVQSVAVRLIVEREAEIKAFVPEEYWTLDALLEGPSGPPPFKAKLSKVDGKKVELKDRVNTEALVSELQGAAFSVAKVDRRERRRNAPAPFITSKLQQEAANRLSFTAKKTMTLAQKLYEGVPLGEEGQTALITYMRTDSTRLSDDAVKQVREMIGTKYGAEYLPEEPVVYKSRKSAQDAHEAIRPTSLEYPPERVRPFFDAMDEQDMFRLYELIWNRFVACQMKPAVYDQTSADIAAGRATFRASGSTLKFPGYLAVYGAGLTPEEESEKEKAKAAGEEGAEGADAVGDLPVLNDGDKLGLQKLLHEQHFTQPPPRFSEATLVKELEEKGIGRPSTYAAILSTIQDKKYVEKLESRFRPTDLGQMTNEMLVKHFPHELDVTFTATMEEKLDQISEGGAKWVSVLRDFYGPFKDTLEKAKAEMRDVKREEIKTDIACEKCGNPFVIKFGKMGHFLACSNYPDCKNTKDFKRDAEGKIVIVEEETTDELCEKCGKPMVIKRGRFGRFMACSGYPDCKTSKPISIGVNCPECKQGYLTERRSGRGKIFFGCNRYPDCRFAAWDRPLAESCPQCASPYLLQKFSKRDGAYISCPNKECDYRREVAEQPGVPTDPGTSSAA; from the coding sequence ATGGCCACGCGGACGAAGAAGAAGGCGGAAGAGACCGAGGCGACCGAGGAGAAGGCGCCCGGCAAGGCGACCGGTCGCACCGCCGCCAAGAAGAAGCCTGCGGCCAAGAAGGCCGCGGCGAAGAAGACCGCGGCGAAGAAGACCGCTGCCCGCCGGCGCGCGACGAAGAAGGGTGACGACGAGCTGCCCTCCGTGGAGGCGGACGCCGAGGAGGAGGCCACGCCGCGCGGCAAGGGGCCGCACTACCTGGTCGTCGTGGAGTCGCCCGCGAAGGCGAAGACCATCAAGAAGTACCTGGGCTCCGGCTACACGGTGAAGGCGTCCGTGGGGCACGTGAAGGACCTGCCCAAGAGCAAGATCGGCGTCGACGTGGAGCACGACTTCCAGCCCGAGTACGAGGTCATCAAGGGCAAGGAGAAGGTGCTCAACGAGCTGAAGAAGATGGCGAAGTCCGCCGACAAGGTCTTCCTGGCCACGGACCCCGACCGCGAGGGCGAGGCCATTGCGTGGCACATCAAGGAAGAGCTGGCGCACCCGGACGCGATGCGGGTGACCTTCAACGAAATCACCAAGAAGGCCATCCAGGAAGCCATCGCCCAGCCGCGTGAGCTGAACCAGGACAACTACGACTCGCAGCAGACGCGCCGCATCCTGGACCGTCTGGTGGGCTATCAGATCTCCCCGCTGCTCTGGCAGAAGATCCGCCGGGGCCTGTCCGCCGGCCGCGTGCAGTCGGTGGCGGTGCGGCTCATCGTGGAGCGCGAGGCGGAGATCAAGGCCTTCGTCCCCGAGGAGTACTGGACGCTGGACGCGCTCTTGGAGGGCCCGTCCGGCCCGCCGCCGTTCAAGGCCAAGCTGTCCAAGGTGGACGGCAAGAAGGTGGAGCTGAAGGACCGCGTCAACACGGAGGCGCTCGTCTCCGAGCTGCAGGGCGCCGCCTTCAGCGTGGCCAAGGTGGACCGCCGTGAGCGCCGCCGCAACGCGCCCGCGCCCTTCATCACGTCCAAGCTGCAGCAGGAGGCGGCCAACCGGCTGTCCTTCACCGCGAAGAAGACGATGACGCTGGCCCAGAAGCTCTACGAGGGCGTGCCCCTCGGCGAGGAGGGCCAGACGGCGCTCATCACGTACATGCGCACGGACTCCACGCGTCTGTCCGACGACGCCGTGAAGCAGGTGCGGGAGATGATCGGCACGAAGTACGGCGCGGAGTACCTGCCCGAGGAGCCGGTGGTCTACAAGTCGCGCAAGAGCGCGCAGGACGCCCACGAGGCCATCCGCCCCACGTCGCTGGAGTACCCGCCGGAGCGGGTGCGTCCGTTCTTCGACGCCATGGACGAGCAGGACATGTTCCGGCTCTACGAGCTCATCTGGAACCGCTTCGTGGCGTGCCAGATGAAGCCCGCCGTGTACGACCAGACGAGCGCGGACATCGCCGCGGGCCGGGCCACGTTCCGCGCCTCCGGCAGCACGCTGAAGTTCCCCGGCTACCTCGCGGTGTACGGCGCGGGCCTGACGCCGGAGGAGGAGTCGGAGAAGGAGAAGGCCAAGGCCGCGGGCGAGGAGGGCGCCGAGGGCGCCGACGCCGTGGGCGACCTGCCGGTGCTCAACGACGGCGACAAGCTGGGCCTGCAGAAGCTCCTGCACGAGCAGCACTTCACCCAGCCGCCCCCGCGCTTCAGCGAGGCCACGCTGGTGAAGGAGCTGGAGGAGAAGGGCATTGGACGACCGTCCACGTACGCGGCCATCCTCTCCACCATCCAGGACAAGAAGTACGTGGAGAAGCTGGAGAGCCGCTTCCGGCCCACGGACCTGGGGCAGATGACGAACGAGATGCTCGTCAAGCACTTCCCTCACGAACTGGACGTCACCTTCACGGCGACGATGGAGGAGAAGCTCGACCAGATCTCCGAGGGCGGCGCCAAGTGGGTGTCGGTGCTGCGCGACTTCTACGGGCCCTTCAAGGACACGCTCGAGAAGGCGAAGGCGGAGATGCGCGACGTCAAGCGCGAGGAGATCAAGACCGACATCGCCTGTGAGAAGTGCGGCAACCCCTTCGTCATCAAGTTCGGAAAGATGGGGCACTTCCTCGCCTGTTCGAACTACCCCGACTGCAAGAACACCAAGGACTTCAAGCGGGACGCCGAGGGGAAGATCGTCATCGTCGAGGAGGAGACGACGGACGAGCTGTGCGAGAAGTGCGGCAAGCCCATGGTCATCAAGCGCGGCCGCTTCGGGCGCTTCATGGCGTGCTCGGGCTACCCGGACTGCAAGACGTCCAAGCCCATCTCCATCGGCGTCAACTGCCCGGAGTGCAAGCAGGGCTACCTGACGGAGCGCCGCAGCGGCCGGGGGAAGATCTTCTTCGGCTGCAACCGCTACCCGGACTGCCGCTTCGCCGCGTGGGACAGGCCGCTCGCCGAGTCCTGCCCCCAGTGCGCGTCGCCGTACCTGCTGCAGAAGTTCTCCAAGCGGGACGGGGCGTACATCTCCTGCCCCAACAAGGAGTGCGACTACCGGCGGGAGGTCGCGGAGCAGCCGGGCGTCCCCACGGACCCGGGGACCAGCTCGGCTGCCTGA
- a CDS encoding TraR/DksA family transcriptional regulator: MSRAQDLLRVREILQRRRREILTTSQGTHRELTALKEQERDPEYEENAQSELADYTLSSLMEAQRREVMLIDAALRRMDMGVFGECVDCGLEISKERLEALPFAIRCEEDATAHEQEMRGGHHAMPSL, from the coding sequence AGATACTCCAGCGCCGCAGGCGGGAAATCCTCACCACGAGCCAGGGCACGCACCGCGAGCTGACGGCCCTCAAGGAGCAGGAGCGGGATCCCGAATACGAGGAGAACGCCCAGTCGGAGCTGGCGGACTACACCCTGTCCAGCCTGATGGAGGCCCAGCGACGCGAGGTCATGCTCATCGACGCCGCGCTGCGGCGCATGGACATGGGCGTCTTCGGCGAGTGCGTGGACTGCGGCCTGGAGATCTCCAAGGAGCGCCTGGAGGCCCTGCCCTTCGCCATCCGCTGTGAGGAGGACGCCACCGCGCACGAGCAGGAGATGCGCGGCGGCCACCACGCCATGCCGTCCCTCTAG